In a genomic window of Streptomyces pristinaespiralis:
- a CDS encoding acyltransferase domain-containing protein, whose amino-acid sequence MDTLLDAPRDVVLLLPGQGAQYPRMAAGLYDSDPAFTDAVDRCLALFPDGELLRDDWLAEQPAIGIDDVRRAQPLLFTLDYALGRMVLSWGVRPAALLGHSVGELAAATLAGVFTLEDAVAVMHDRVTRIAPTEPGGMLTVAGTPDDLRPFLARHPHIAIGARNAPRQTVLAGLSAPLRAIAADLRGAGITTLPVAAHHPFHSPVLAPLFRDLTLYRRITAHPPLFPLWSAFTRTRLEADTVADPALWAGHPVAPVHFWPTLDKLLSTGRHLLLETGPGKGLTTIACRHRSVKLGRHTAAALLPARPRTPDDDRLHTDRARELLHTTTALAPQPA is encoded by the coding sequence ATGGACACCCTGCTCGACGCGCCCCGCGACGTGGTGCTGCTGCTGCCCGGCCAGGGCGCCCAGTACCCGCGCATGGCCGCCGGACTCTACGACAGCGACCCGGCGTTCACCGACGCCGTCGACCGGTGCCTGGCCCTGTTCCCCGACGGCGAGCTGCTGCGCGACGACTGGCTCGCCGAGCAGCCCGCCATCGGCATCGACGACGTACGCCGCGCCCAGCCGCTGCTGTTCACCCTCGACTACGCGCTCGGCCGCATGGTGCTCTCCTGGGGCGTACGCCCCGCCGCGCTCCTCGGCCACAGCGTCGGCGAACTCGCCGCGGCCACCCTGGCCGGCGTGTTCACCCTCGAGGACGCCGTGGCCGTCATGCACGACCGGGTCACCCGCATCGCCCCCACCGAACCGGGCGGCATGCTGACCGTCGCCGGCACCCCCGACGACCTGCGCCCCTTCCTCGCCCGCCACCCCCACATCGCGATCGGCGCACGCAACGCCCCCCGGCAGACCGTCCTCGCCGGCCTGAGCGCCCCCCTGCGGGCCATCGCGGCCGACCTGCGCGGCGCGGGCATCACCACCCTGCCGGTCGCCGCCCACCACCCCTTCCACAGCCCGGTCCTCGCACCGCTGTTCAGGGACCTGACGCTGTACCGGCGGATCACCGCCCACCCGCCGCTCTTCCCGCTGTGGTCGGCCTTCACCCGCACCCGCCTGGAGGCGGACACCGTCGCCGACCCGGCCCTGTGGGCCGGCCACCCCGTCGCCCCCGTGCACTTCTGGCCCACCCTCGACAAACTCCTGTCCACCGGCCGCCACCTGCTGCTGGAGACCGGCCCGGGCAAGGGCCTCACCACGATCGCCTGCCGCCACCGCTCCGTGAAACTCGGCCGTCACACCGCCGCCGCGCTGCTGCCCGCCCGGCCCCGCACCCCCGACGACGACCGGCTCCACACCGACCGCGCCCGCGAACTGCTGCACACCACCACGGCCCTGGCCCCCCAGCCGGCCTGA
- a CDS encoding LLM class flavin-dependent oxidoreductase, protein MRLAVNLPYQGAGELAREAERLDYDIAFASEGLKSDAVSVLGLAAGLTSRIALASGIMQIPARPPGAAALSAATLHALSGGRFRLGLGVSNPHVSDGWYGVDFAHPLGRTREYVDIVRRALAGGPVRYDGTHFKLPAHGLGGAPLTVLTERPDTPIPVYLGAVGPQSLRLAGEIADGWVSGFTTPQLVADSVTRLAAGRERAGRTLDGFEVIPYTAVSVADDLEQAAAPLRTHYTGLLAIGGADNFYCRLARGMGFDAGIDAFQDRLAAGDRPGAAAAIPLDFIDATALLGPVGRIADRMHAWARAGVTTLSVLISANDTPLNARKHTLAAAAQALEKAGLRT, encoded by the coding sequence ATGCGCCTGGCAGTGAACCTCCCCTACCAGGGGGCCGGCGAACTGGCCCGCGAGGCCGAACGCCTCGACTACGACATCGCGTTCGCCTCGGAAGGCCTCAAGTCCGATGCCGTCAGCGTCCTGGGCCTGGCCGCCGGCCTGACCAGCCGCATCGCGCTCGCCTCCGGCATCATGCAGATCCCCGCCCGCCCGCCGGGCGCCGCGGCCCTGTCCGCCGCCACCCTCCACGCCCTCAGCGGCGGCCGCTTCCGCCTCGGCCTCGGCGTGTCCAACCCGCACGTCTCCGACGGCTGGTACGGCGTCGACTTCGCCCACCCCCTGGGCCGCACCCGCGAATACGTCGACATCGTCCGCCGCGCCCTGGCCGGCGGCCCCGTCCGCTACGACGGCACCCACTTCAAGCTGCCCGCCCACGGCCTCGGCGGCGCGCCGCTGACCGTCCTCACCGAACGGCCCGACACCCCGATCCCCGTCTACCTCGGCGCGGTCGGCCCGCAGAGCCTGCGCCTGGCGGGGGAGATCGCCGACGGCTGGGTCAGCGGCTTCACCACCCCGCAGCTCGTCGCCGACTCCGTCACCCGGCTCGCCGCCGGCCGCGAACGCGCCGGACGGACCCTCGACGGCTTCGAGGTCATCCCCTACACGGCCGTGTCCGTCGCCGACGACCTCGAACAGGCCGCCGCACCGCTGCGCACGCACTACACCGGGCTGCTCGCCATCGGCGGCGCCGACAACTTTTACTGCCGGCTCGCCCGCGGCATGGGCTTCGACGCCGGCATCGACGCCTTCCAGGACCGCCTGGCCGCCGGCGACCGCCCCGGCGCCGCCGCAGCGATCCCGCTGGACTTCATCGACGCGACCGCCCTCCTCGGCCCCGTCGGCCGCATCGCGGACCGCATGCACGCCTGGGCCCGGGCCGGCGTCACCACGCTGAGCGTCCTCATCTCCGCGAACGACACGCCCCTCAATGCGCGCAAGCACACCCTGGCGGCCGCGGCCCAGGCCCTGGAGAAGGCGGGCCTGCGCACCTGA
- a CDS encoding SDR family NAD(P)-dependent oxidoreductase produces MSTQRRVALVTGSSTGIGETVARRLAAENISVVVNSARSVEAGEKVAASLPDALYVQADVSDEDQARRLVARAVEHYGRLDILVNNAGVTRAVPHADLEAASPAVWREIFDLNVFGTWQTTVAAMPALRESGEGVVVNVSSVAGSRPTGSSIPYAVSKAAVEHMTRLLAVAMGPQVRVNAVAPGLVETGWTEGSDFFAAIAEQVAAVAPLRRVGRPEDVSEAVLSLIRATYTTGQVLMVDGGGTLVR; encoded by the coding sequence ATGAGCACTCAGCGACGCGTGGCCCTGGTGACGGGTTCGTCGACGGGCATCGGCGAGACGGTGGCCCGCAGGCTGGCCGCCGAGAACATCAGCGTCGTCGTCAACTCGGCGCGTTCGGTGGAGGCGGGCGAGAAGGTGGCGGCGTCGCTGCCCGACGCCCTGTACGTCCAGGCGGACGTCTCGGACGAGGACCAGGCCCGCCGGCTGGTGGCCCGTGCCGTCGAGCACTACGGGCGTCTGGACATCCTGGTCAACAACGCCGGTGTGACGCGGGCGGTTCCGCACGCGGATCTGGAGGCGGCGAGTCCGGCGGTGTGGCGGGAGATCTTCGATCTGAACGTCTTCGGCACCTGGCAGACGACGGTGGCCGCGATGCCGGCGCTGCGCGAGAGCGGCGAGGGCGTGGTGGTCAACGTCTCCTCGGTGGCCGGCAGCCGGCCGACGGGCAGTTCGATCCCGTACGCGGTGAGCAAGGCGGCCGTGGAGCACATGACCCGTCTGCTCGCGGTGGCGATGGGCCCCCAGGTGCGGGTCAACGCGGTCGCGCCGGGTCTGGTGGAAACGGGCTGGACCGAGGGCAGCGACTTCTTCGCGGCCATCGCCGAGCAGGTCGCCGCGGTCGCCCCGCTGCGGCGTGTGGGCCGGCCGGAGGACGTCTCGGAAGCGGTCCTGTCGCTGATCCGTGCCACGTACACGACGGGTCAGGTCCTGATGGTCGACGGGGGCGGCACCCTGGTCCGCTGA
- a CDS encoding SDR family NAD(P)-dependent oxidoreductase, translating into MSETTKGQGGTREQRVALVTGGTSGIGLEIVRRLASAGTPVHLCGRSQETVSSTVKELVEEGLAVTGSVCDVREQEQIAELVRTVVEQHGPIRILVNNAGRSGGGPTAEITDELWTDVIATNLTSVFRVTKEVLTAGGMQEAGRGRIINIASTGGKQGVVLAAPYSASKHGVVGFSKALGLELARTGITVNAVCPGFVETPMAEKVRAGYAGAWGVTEQEAYERITTRVPNGRYVQVREVAAMVEYLVGEDAAAVTAQALNVCGGLGNY; encoded by the coding sequence ATGAGCGAGACCACCAAGGGCCAGGGCGGGACGCGGGAGCAGCGGGTCGCGCTGGTGACGGGCGGCACCAGCGGCATCGGTCTGGAGATCGTGCGGCGGCTGGCGTCGGCGGGGACGCCGGTGCATCTGTGCGGTCGTTCGCAGGAGACGGTGAGCAGCACGGTCAAGGAGCTCGTGGAGGAGGGCCTCGCGGTCACCGGCTCGGTGTGCGACGTGCGGGAGCAGGAGCAGATCGCGGAGCTGGTGCGCACGGTCGTCGAGCAGCACGGTCCGATACGGATCCTGGTCAACAACGCCGGCCGCAGCGGCGGGGGTCCGACCGCGGAGATCACCGACGAGCTGTGGACCGATGTCATCGCCACCAATCTGACCAGTGTCTTCCGGGTCACCAAGGAAGTGTTGACGGCGGGCGGGATGCAGGAGGCGGGCCGCGGCCGGATCATCAACATCGCCTCGACGGGCGGCAAGCAGGGCGTGGTCCTGGCGGCCCCGTACTCGGCGTCCAAGCACGGTGTGGTGGGCTTCAGCAAGGCGCTCGGCCTGGAGCTGGCCCGTACCGGCATCACCGTCAACGCGGTGTGCCCCGGTTTCGTCGAGACGCCGATGGCGGAGAAGGTCCGTGCCGGTTACGCGGGCGCGTGGGGGGTCACCGAGCAGGAGGCGTACGAGCGCATCACCACCCGGGTGCCCAACGGCCGTTACGTGCAGGTGCGGGAGGTCGCCGCGATGGTCGAGTACCTGGTCGGCGAGGACGCGGCGGCCGTGACCGCGCAGGCGCTCAATGTCTGCGGCGGCCTGGGCAACTACTGA
- a CDS encoding NHL repeat-containing protein, translating into MHSTLSRRRLLGLGAALGAGAAFAGPAAANAWAAAPRPRGPGAWPVRIELPTGFHPGGVAAGRLPYAYYGSLFGGEIYRADLATGRGEVISPDLGEGNSAAGIALDCRGRLFISGAYSGLARVMDVTTGRDLASYRLGGEGTVVADVAVLADAAYVTDAFRPVLYRIPLGPRGELPSARQVESVPLSGDWVQGAPGEVTALGISPTPDGRALIVVHLLAGGALMRVDPATGAALRIPLGGAVLPSGNGIRLDGTTAYVAQRDAVDVLRLDAAGTRAVPVTRITDPDFDGPSAVAVHGDRLYVSNFGPTTPTHQTPYHSTAVPLVRRTHRSAHTQEETA; encoded by the coding sequence ATGCACAGCACACTGTCCCGGCGCCGCCTGCTGGGGCTCGGCGCAGCCCTGGGTGCCGGCGCCGCGTTCGCCGGCCCGGCCGCCGCGAACGCCTGGGCCGCGGCGCCCCGGCCCCGGGGCCCGGGGGCGTGGCCGGTCAGGATCGAGCTGCCGACCGGGTTCCACCCGGGCGGTGTCGCCGCCGGCCGGCTGCCCTACGCGTACTACGGCTCCCTGTTCGGCGGGGAGATCTACCGGGCCGATCTGGCCACCGGGCGGGGCGAGGTGATCTCCCCCGACCTGGGCGAGGGCAACAGCGCGGCGGGCATCGCGCTCGACTGCCGCGGGCGGCTGTTCATCAGCGGCGCCTACAGCGGCCTGGCGCGGGTGATGGACGTGACCACCGGCCGGGACCTCGCCTCGTACCGGCTGGGCGGTGAGGGCACGGTCGTCGCCGATGTGGCGGTGCTGGCGGACGCGGCCTACGTCACCGACGCCTTCCGCCCGGTGCTGTACCGGATCCCGCTGGGGCCGCGCGGTGAACTGCCGTCGGCGCGGCAGGTGGAGAGTGTGCCGCTGTCCGGTGACTGGGTGCAGGGCGCTCCGGGCGAGGTGACGGCGCTGGGGATCTCGCCGACGCCGGACGGCCGGGCGCTGATCGTGGTGCACCTGCTCGCCGGGGGCGCTCTGATGCGGGTGGATCCGGCCACCGGCGCCGCCCTGCGGATCCCGCTCGGCGGCGCCGTGCTGCCGTCCGGCAACGGCATCCGGCTCGACGGCACCACCGCGTACGTCGCCCAGCGCGACGCGGTCGATGTGCTGCGGCTGGACGCGGCCGGCACCCGTGCCGTGCCGGTCACCCGGATCACCGACCCCGACTTCGACGGGCCGTCGGCCGTCGCCGTCCACGGCGACCGGCTCTACGTGTCGAACTTCGGCCCGACGACGCCGACCCACCAGACCCCGTACCACTCGACCGCCGTGCCCCTGGTACGGCGCACCCACCGCAGCGCACACACACAGGAGGAGACGGCATGA
- a CDS encoding glucose-1-phosphate thymidylyltransferase, translating to MKALVLSGGSGTRLRPFTHTAPKQLVPVANKPVLYYVLEAVAEAGITEVGIVVGDTADEIRDAVGDGARFGLEVTYLPQEAPLGLAHAVLIAREFLADDDFVMYLGDNFVVGGIADLVTGFRAERPDAQILLTRVPDPSAFGVAELDDEGRVVGLEEKPAKPKSDLALVGIYLFTPAVHEAVRAIEPSERGELEITHAIQRLIDDGHDVRSTTISGYWKDTGNVTDMLEVNRSVLEGIEPHTAGTVDAASELIGRVRVEAGAEVRGSRIVGPAVIGTGTLISGSYVGPYTSIAENCLIEDSEIEFSIVLRDSRLEGVPRVQASLIGRSVTVTPAPRIPATNRLILGDHSKVQISS from the coding sequence ATGAAGGCTCTCGTCCTGTCCGGAGGTTCAGGCACGCGCCTGCGGCCCTTCACCCACACCGCGCCCAAGCAACTGGTCCCGGTGGCCAACAAGCCCGTCCTCTACTACGTCCTGGAAGCCGTCGCGGAAGCCGGCATCACCGAGGTCGGCATCGTCGTCGGCGACACCGCCGACGAGATCCGCGACGCCGTCGGCGACGGCGCACGATTCGGCCTGGAGGTGACCTACCTGCCGCAGGAGGCACCCCTCGGCCTCGCCCACGCGGTGCTGATCGCCCGCGAGTTCCTCGCCGACGACGACTTCGTCATGTACCTCGGCGACAACTTCGTCGTCGGCGGCATCGCCGACCTCGTCACCGGGTTCCGCGCCGAACGCCCCGACGCGCAGATCCTGCTGACCCGGGTGCCCGACCCGTCCGCGTTCGGCGTCGCCGAACTCGACGACGAGGGACGGGTCGTGGGCCTGGAGGAGAAGCCCGCCAAACCCAAGAGCGACCTCGCGCTCGTCGGCATCTACCTGTTCACCCCCGCCGTGCACGAGGCGGTCCGCGCCATCGAACCGTCGGAGCGCGGCGAACTGGAGATCACCCACGCCATCCAGCGGCTCATCGACGACGGGCACGACGTGCGCTCCACGACGATCAGCGGCTACTGGAAGGACACCGGCAACGTCACCGACATGCTCGAGGTGAACCGGTCCGTCCTCGAAGGCATCGAACCGCACACCGCCGGCACCGTCGACGCCGCCAGCGAACTCATCGGCCGGGTCCGCGTCGAGGCCGGCGCGGAGGTCCGCGGCTCACGCATCGTCGGCCCCGCCGTCATCGGCACGGGCACCCTCATCAGCGGCTCCTACGTCGGCCCCTACACCTCGATCGCGGAGAACTGCCTCATCGAGGACAGCGAGATCGAATTCTCCATCGTGCTGCGCGACTCCCGCCTCGAAGGCGTGCCCCGCGTCCAGGCCTCCCTCATCGGACGCAGCGTGACCGTCACCCCCGCCCCGCGGATACCGGCCACCAACCGGCTCATCCTCGGCGACCACAGCAAGGTGCAGATCTCCTCATGA
- the rfbB gene encoding dTDP-glucose 4,6-dehydratase, which produces MTTRILVTGGAGFIGSHYVRTLLGPHGDPDVTVTVLDALTYAGNPANLDAVRDNPRFTFVHGDICDAGLVDTLMPRHDQVVHFAAESHVDRSIAGAADFVRTNVAGTQTLLDAALRHGPTTFVHISTDEVYGSIDIGSWPETDPLAPNSPYSAAKASSDLIALAHHRTHGLDVRITRCSNNYGPHQYPEKVVPLFITRLLTGRRVPLYGDGGNVRDWLHVDDHVRGIELVRTKGRSGEVYNIGGGTELSNKELTALLLDACDADWSSVDHVADRKGHDRRYSVDCRKITRELGYEPRTDFTDGLARTVAWYRDNRAWWQPLEERSSAGRGTGGHP; this is translated from the coding sequence ATGACGACCCGAATCCTGGTGACCGGCGGAGCCGGCTTCATCGGCTCCCACTACGTGCGCACCCTCCTGGGCCCCCACGGCGACCCGGACGTGACCGTCACCGTCCTCGACGCGCTCACCTACGCCGGCAACCCGGCCAACCTCGACGCCGTCCGCGACAACCCCCGGTTCACCTTCGTCCACGGCGACATCTGCGACGCCGGCCTCGTCGACACCCTGATGCCCCGCCACGACCAGGTCGTCCACTTCGCCGCCGAGTCCCACGTCGACCGCTCCATCGCCGGCGCGGCCGACTTCGTCCGCACCAACGTCGCCGGCACCCAGACCCTGCTGGACGCGGCCCTGCGCCACGGCCCCACCACCTTCGTCCACATCTCCACCGACGAGGTGTACGGCTCGATCGACATCGGCTCCTGGCCCGAGACCGACCCCCTCGCCCCCAACTCCCCCTACTCCGCCGCCAAGGCCTCGAGCGACCTCATCGCCCTGGCCCACCACCGCACCCACGGCCTCGACGTGCGCATCACCCGCTGCTCCAACAACTACGGGCCGCACCAGTACCCGGAGAAGGTCGTCCCGCTGTTCATCACCCGCCTCCTCACGGGCCGCCGCGTGCCGCTGTACGGCGACGGCGGCAACGTCCGCGACTGGCTGCACGTCGACGACCACGTCCGGGGCATCGAACTCGTCCGCACCAAGGGCCGCTCCGGCGAGGTCTACAACATCGGCGGCGGCACCGAACTGTCCAACAAGGAACTCACCGCACTGCTCCTGGACGCCTGCGACGCCGACTGGTCCAGCGTCGACCACGTCGCCGACCGCAAGGGCCACGACCGGCGCTACTCGGTCGACTGCCGCAAGATCACCCGCGAACTGGGCTACGAACCGCGCACCGACTTCACCGACGGCCTGGCCCGCACCGTCGCCTGGTACCGCGACAACCGCGCCTGGTGGCAGCCGCTCGAGGAGCGCTCGAGCGCCGGTCGAGGAACCGGCGGCCATCCTTGA
- a CDS encoding nitroreductase/quinone reductase family protein: protein MADELQPFVADWNRPVVEEFRANGGKVGGPFAGGTLALLTTAGARSGRATTSPVGYMEIDGKGVVIASAGGGPKNPAWYHNLRANPLLTVEVGTEKYQARATVLEGEERERVFAKACGIAPGYADYQKNTERIIPVVVLETETYDDGRRARGLGQELTEIHGWLRGEIAELRRQVADFAAGRADTVDIGDSTLLQQLRDNCLSFCKALEVHHGGEDQGAFPVLESKFPGLAPTLAKLREEHKVVSQLRGDIADLVTRLEPGDPQGLQHELERLTGELERHFDHEEAAVVAALDALAFAPAHRGAPPA from the coding sequence ATGGCAGACGAGCTGCAGCCCTTTGTCGCGGACTGGAACCGGCCGGTCGTCGAGGAGTTCCGGGCCAACGGCGGCAAGGTCGGCGGACCGTTCGCGGGCGGCACCCTGGCGCTGCTGACCACCGCCGGCGCCAGGAGCGGCCGCGCGACCACCAGCCCCGTCGGCTACATGGAGATCGACGGCAAGGGCGTCGTCATCGCCTCGGCGGGCGGCGGCCCCAAGAACCCCGCCTGGTACCACAACCTGCGCGCCAACCCCCTCCTGACCGTCGAGGTCGGCACCGAGAAGTACCAGGCCAGGGCCACCGTCCTGGAGGGCGAGGAGCGGGAACGGGTCTTCGCGAAGGCCTGCGGGATCGCCCCCGGCTACGCCGACTACCAGAAGAACACCGAGCGGATCATCCCCGTCGTCGTCCTCGAGACCGAGACCTACGACGACGGGCGCCGCGCCCGCGGCCTGGGCCAGGAACTGACCGAGATCCACGGCTGGCTGCGCGGCGAGATCGCCGAACTGCGCCGCCAGGTCGCCGACTTCGCCGCCGGACGCGCCGACACCGTCGACATCGGCGACAGCACCCTGCTGCAGCAGCTGCGCGACAACTGCCTCAGCTTCTGCAAGGCGCTGGAGGTCCACCACGGCGGCGAGGACCAGGGCGCCTTCCCCGTCCTGGAGTCGAAGTTCCCCGGCCTCGCGCCGACCCTGGCCAAGCTCCGCGAGGAGCACAAGGTCGTCTCACAGCTGCGCGGCGACATCGCCGACCTCGTCACCCGCCTGGAGCCGGGCGACCCGCAGGGCCTGCAACACGAGCTGGAGCGCCTGACCGGCGAACTGGAGCGCCACTTCGACCACGAGGAGGCCGCGGTCGTCGCCGCGCTCGACGCACTGGCCTTCGCCCCCGCCCACCGCGGCGCGCCCCCGGCCTGA
- a CDS encoding glycosyltransferase: MRILFLAGGSPATVFALVPLATAARNAGHQVLMAATADMSGVITSAGLPAAPVTERTMRDFMLADRDGTALTLPADAGERMHFGGRGFGRLAAGSLPALREAGRDWRPDAVVGGTLAFGAALLAAELKIPYVRHAWDMGEPAEMDRGAEDELAPELRALGLTSLPAPDLWIDICPPSVADPGAPAGRTMRFVPCGRQQPLERWMYTPSQRRRVCVTAGSRVSKDYEFDHLDALVSHVAGPDVEVVAAAPEDVAAALRERHPGLRAGWLPLDTVLHTCDLLVHSGGGQSALTAVHAGVPQLVVPTMPKVLAPNQRLAAYGAARVLPPGEDGPETVAAACRDMLATPSYARRAGTLAAELAALPGPAETLTAVQALTRT, translated from the coding sequence ATGCGGATCCTCTTCCTCGCCGGCGGCAGTCCGGCCACCGTGTTCGCCCTCGTGCCGCTGGCCACCGCCGCCCGCAACGCCGGCCACCAGGTGCTCATGGCGGCCACCGCCGACATGAGCGGCGTCATCACCTCCGCCGGACTGCCCGCCGCGCCCGTCACCGAGCGGACGATGCGCGACTTCATGCTGGCCGACCGCGACGGCACCGCGCTGACGCTGCCGGCGGACGCGGGGGAGAGGATGCACTTCGGCGGCCGCGGCTTCGGCCGGCTGGCCGCCGGCAGCCTGCCCGCGCTGCGGGAGGCGGGCCGCGACTGGCGCCCGGACGCCGTCGTCGGCGGCACCCTCGCCTTCGGCGCCGCGCTGCTGGCCGCCGAGCTGAAGATCCCGTACGTGCGGCACGCCTGGGACATGGGCGAGCCCGCCGAGATGGACCGGGGCGCCGAGGACGAACTGGCCCCCGAACTCAGGGCCCTGGGCCTGACGTCCCTGCCCGCGCCTGACCTGTGGATCGACATCTGCCCGCCCAGCGTCGCGGACCCCGGCGCACCCGCCGGCCGGACCATGCGGTTCGTGCCCTGCGGCCGCCAGCAGCCGCTGGAACGCTGGATGTACACCCCCTCCCAGCGGCGCCGGGTCTGCGTGACGGCGGGCAGCCGGGTCAGCAAGGACTACGAGTTCGACCACCTCGACGCCCTCGTCTCCCACGTCGCCGGTCCGGACGTGGAAGTCGTCGCCGCCGCCCCCGAGGACGTCGCGGCGGCCCTGCGCGAACGGCACCCCGGCCTGCGCGCCGGCTGGCTGCCGCTGGACACGGTCCTGCACACCTGCGACCTGCTCGTGCACTCCGGCGGCGGCCAGAGCGCGCTGACGGCCGTGCACGCGGGTGTGCCGCAGCTCGTCGTCCCCACCATGCCGAAGGTCCTCGCCCCCAACCAGCGCCTGGCCGCCTACGGCGCGGCCCGCGTCCTGCCACCGGGCGAGGACGGCCCCGAGACCGTCGCCGCCGCCTGCCGCGACATGCTGGCCACCCCCTCCTACGCCCGGCGCGCCGGAACCCTCGCCGCCGAACTGGCCGCCCTGCCGGGCCCGGCAGAGACCCTCACCGCGGTTCAGGCCCTGACCCGCACCTGA
- a CDS encoding Gfo/Idh/MocA family protein → MTAPAAGVLRFGVLGCADIARRRVLPAMAAAPDIELAAVASRSPARAAETARAHGARPVSGYERLLADPDVDALYIPLPAALHAVWVEAALEAGKHVLAEKPLTTDPARTRALLERARRRKLVLRENVMFVHHGQHRAVGAMVGDGVIGELRSLHAAFTIPSPADGDIRFDADLGGGALSDVGLYPVRAAVHLLGPGLRVAGAVLRDAAGRGVETSGAALLRRADGVSAQLTFGMDDAYRSRYELWGSEGRITVDRAFTPPAGHRPRIVVEDAAGARTVELAAEDQVAATLAAFTAAVRGGDTVPAGGELRDLLAQADLLAAIRRAAAT, encoded by the coding sequence GTGACGGCGCCTGCGGCGGGGGTGCTGCGGTTCGGGGTCCTCGGGTGCGCGGACATCGCGCGCCGCCGGGTGCTGCCCGCGATGGCGGCCGCGCCGGACATCGAACTCGCCGCGGTCGCCAGCCGTTCGCCCGCCCGGGCCGCCGAGACGGCCCGCGCCCACGGCGCCCGTCCGGTGAGCGGGTACGAGCGGCTGCTCGCCGACCCGGACGTGGACGCCCTCTACATCCCGCTGCCGGCGGCGCTGCACGCCGTCTGGGTGGAGGCGGCGCTCGAGGCGGGCAAGCACGTCCTGGCCGAGAAGCCGCTGACGACGGACCCGGCCCGCACCCGCGCGCTGCTGGAGCGGGCACGGCGGCGGAAGCTGGTGCTGCGGGAGAACGTGATGTTCGTGCACCACGGTCAGCACCGGGCGGTCGGCGCGATGGTCGGTGACGGTGTGATCGGCGAACTGCGGTCGTTGCACGCGGCGTTCACGATCCCCTCCCCCGCCGACGGGGACATCCGCTTCGACGCGGACCTGGGCGGCGGCGCGCTGTCGGACGTGGGCCTGTACCCGGTGCGGGCCGCGGTGCACCTGCTCGGCCCCGGCCTGCGGGTAGCGGGCGCGGTGCTGCGGGACGCAGCGGGCCGCGGTGTGGAGACCTCGGGCGCCGCGCTGCTGCGCCGCGCCGACGGGGTGAGCGCGCAGCTGACGTTCGGGATGGACGACGCGTACCGCTCGCGCTACGAACTGTGGGGCAGCGAGGGCCGCATCACGGTGGACCGCGCGTTCACCCCGCCGGCCGGTCACCGGCCCCGGATCGTGGTGGAGGACGCAGCCGGTGCCCGCACGGTCGAGCTTGCGGCCGAGGACCAGGTGGCGGCCACGCTCGCCGCGTTCACGGCGGCGGTCCGGGGCGGGGACACCGTGCCCGCCGGCGGGGAGCTGCGCGACCTGCTGGCGCAGGCCGACCTGCTGGCCGCGATCCGCCGCGCGGCGGCGACCTGA